The following proteins come from a genomic window of Bactrocera tryoni isolate S06 chromosome 1, CSIRO_BtryS06_freeze2, whole genome shotgun sequence:
- the LOC120766544 gene encoding uncharacterized protein LOC120766544 isoform X2 — protein sequence MWPTHTQTHVTTLLQLLIQRYFAQFSSVLIVHDGRVDAASALQREYLEAVHLAFRNLSQQGRLIGLQWIDVSQLDGGGRGSCRSSNCGDSYNNSCADNLAYNDELELCVLRAVGIVTEGFITILSDTVRFLHARYFATRNAELRLKDKFYLFFCEHERPEELLSTEILQFYPHHLMVTPETLTAQQSDNPQATFKLTKPTTSTMSLSTLATASPSAHRDINIQLWTQKFVGASGNLEALLLDAFLPNETFARNVELYPNKVNNLRGRTIRVGSITYIPYVVANYVPAGIGDVDALNSSDYSRTISFLGSEAELMKSFCEVRNCHIRLEPYGADNWGYIYENESATGMLGDVYTQNVEIAVGCIYNWYNNITETSNIIARSSVAILGPAPAQFPAWRANIMPFSNALWIFLILTILLCAAVMYFIRFVASLLEKWHRGVQCDFQHISAFGQATLDMFAVFIQQPSGPTSLNTFAARFFLAMILCATITLENTYSGQLKSILTVPLFTEAVDTMEKWSKTDWTWSAPSIVWIQTIDSSNIEKEQIMSEKFEVRDYDFLYNASFRSDYGLGIERLMSGSFSFGDYVTAPALETKIVSKDDLYFDWTRAVSIRGWPLMPLFDKHIRACVETGLFVHWERKFVAKYLNRQTQEIMLNLASGHINKLPPQKLTIENISGATFALFFGCLIASFVFMLELTAYYFNKFQGLCIQRN from the exons ATGTGGCCGACACACACGCAAACGCACGTCACAACTTTGTTGCAGCTCTTAA TACAAAGATACTTCGCACAATTCTCCTCGGTGCTGATTGTCCATGATGGGCGCGTTGACGCAGCCAGCGCCTTGCAGCGGGAATACCTCGAGGCGGTGCACCTGGCGTTCCGCAATCTGTCCCAGCAGGGACGCCTAATTGGACTGCAATGGATTGATGTCAGTCAACTGGATGGCGGTGGCAGAGGCAGCTGCCGCAGCAGCAATTGCGGAGACAGTTACAACAACAGTTGCGCTGACAACTTGGCCTACAACGATGAGTTGGAGCTGTGTGTGCTGCGCGCTGTTGGCATTGTAACCGAG GGTTTCATCACCATTCTTTCGGACACAGTGCGTTTCCTGCACGCTCGGTACTTTGCCACACGCAACGCGGAGTTACGCCTCAAGGataaattttatctatttttttgtgAGCATGAACGCCCCGAAGAGTTGCTATCAACCGAGATACTGCAGT TTTACCCACACCACCTTATGGTGACACCGGAAACGCTCACGGCACAACAAAGCGACAACCCACAAG CAACATTTAAACTAACTAAACCAACAACTTCAACAATGTCGTTATCCACACTCGCCACGGCATCTCCAAGCGCGCACCGCGACATCAACATCCAACTGTGGACACAAAAGTTTGTCGGCGCCAGCGGCAATTTGGAAGCGCTGCTGCTGGACGCATTCTTGCCGAACGAAACTTTCGCCCGAAACGTCGAACTTTATCCAAATAAAGTTAACAACCTGCGAGGGCGCACAATCCGTGTCGGCTccattacatacataccatatgtgGTGGCTAATTATGTG CCGGCTGGTATAGGCGATGTTGACGCGTTAAATTCCAGTGATTACAGTCGTACTATCTCCTTTTTGGGTTCGGAAGCAGAGCTTATGAAATCTTTCTGTGAAGTGCGCAATTGTCATATACGCTTGGAACCTT ACGGTGCTGATAACTGGGGATATATTTATGAGAACGAGAGCGCGACCGGTATGTTGGGTGATGTGTACACACAAAATGTCGAAATCGCCGTTGGCTGCATTTACAACTGGTACAACAACATCACAGAAACTTCCAACATCATTGCACGATCATCTGTAGCGATTTTGGGACCAGCGCCAGC ACAATTTCCCGCTTGGCGTGCCAACATAATGCCTTTCAGTAACGCCCTCTGGATTTTCTTAATACTGACGATTCTTCTTTGTGCCGCCGTTATGTATTTTATTCGTTTTGTAGCCTCTCTGCTGGAAAAATGGCATAGGGGGGTACAatgtgattttcaacatataTCAGCATTTGGACAAGCGACACTGGATATGTTCGCGGTTTTCATACAACAGCCATCCGGGCCGACAAG tctAAACACATTTGCCGCCCGTTTCTTTCTGGCGATGATACTCTGTGCCACTATTACCTTGGAGAACACCTATAGCGGGCAATTGAAATCCATACTAACTGTACCGCTATTCACCGAAGCTGTTGATACTATGGAAAAATGGTCGAAAACCGACTGGACTTGGTCGGCGCCATCCATTGTATGGATCCAAACTATAGACAGCTCAAATATCGAGAAAGAGCAAATAATGTCAGAGAAATTCGAAGTGCGCGACTATGATTTTCTATACAATGCCAGCTTTCGTTCAGACTACGGACTGGGTATCGAACGTCTTATGAGTGGGTCTTTTTCTTTTGGTGATTATGTAACAGCGCCTgctttagaaacaaaaata GTATCAAAAGATGATTTATACTTTGATTGGACCCGTGCGGTATCCATAAGGGGTTGGCCACTGATGCCGCTCTTTGACAAACATATACGCGCGTGCGTTGAAACGGGACTTTTCGTACATTGGGAAAGAAAG TTTGTGGCAAAATACTTGAATCGGCAAACACAGGAAATTATGCTCAACTTGGCTTCGGGGCACATCAATAAATTACCACCACAAAAGCTAACGATAGAAAACATTTCGGGCGCCACATTTGCATTGTTCTTCGGCTGTCTGATTGCGAGCTTCGTATTTATGCTGGAACTGACTGCTTActactttaataaatttcagGGCTTATGTAttcaaagaaattga
- the LOC120766544 gene encoding uncharacterized protein LOC120766544 isoform X1 codes for MWPTHTQTHVTTLLQLLIQRYFAQFSSVLIVHDGRVDAASALQREYLEAVHLAFRNLSQQGRLIGLQWIDVSQLDGGGRGSCRSSNCGDSYNNSCADNLAYNDELELCVLRAVGIVTEGFITILSDTVRFLHARYFATRNAELRLKDKFYLFFCEHERPEELLSTEILQFYPHHLMVTPETLTAQQSDNPQGISNKTKVNSKYTYQITNTTATFKLTKPTTSTMSLSTLATASPSAHRDINIQLWTQKFVGASGNLEALLLDAFLPNETFARNVELYPNKVNNLRGRTIRVGSITYIPYVVANYVPAGIGDVDALNSSDYSRTISFLGSEAELMKSFCEVRNCHIRLEPYGADNWGYIYENESATGMLGDVYTQNVEIAVGCIYNWYNNITETSNIIARSSVAILGPAPAQFPAWRANIMPFSNALWIFLILTILLCAAVMYFIRFVASLLEKWHRGVQCDFQHISAFGQATLDMFAVFIQQPSGPTSLNTFAARFFLAMILCATITLENTYSGQLKSILTVPLFTEAVDTMEKWSKTDWTWSAPSIVWIQTIDSSNIEKEQIMSEKFEVRDYDFLYNASFRSDYGLGIERLMSGSFSFGDYVTAPALETKIVSKDDLYFDWTRAVSIRGWPLMPLFDKHIRACVETGLFVHWERKFVAKYLNRQTQEIMLNLASGHINKLPPQKLTIENISGATFALFFGCLIASFVFMLELTAYYFNKFQGLCIQRN; via the exons ATGTGGCCGACACACACGCAAACGCACGTCACAACTTTGTTGCAGCTCTTAA TACAAAGATACTTCGCACAATTCTCCTCGGTGCTGATTGTCCATGATGGGCGCGTTGACGCAGCCAGCGCCTTGCAGCGGGAATACCTCGAGGCGGTGCACCTGGCGTTCCGCAATCTGTCCCAGCAGGGACGCCTAATTGGACTGCAATGGATTGATGTCAGTCAACTGGATGGCGGTGGCAGAGGCAGCTGCCGCAGCAGCAATTGCGGAGACAGTTACAACAACAGTTGCGCTGACAACTTGGCCTACAACGATGAGTTGGAGCTGTGTGTGCTGCGCGCTGTTGGCATTGTAACCGAG GGTTTCATCACCATTCTTTCGGACACAGTGCGTTTCCTGCACGCTCGGTACTTTGCCACACGCAACGCGGAGTTACGCCTCAAGGataaattttatctatttttttgtgAGCATGAACGCCCCGAAGAGTTGCTATCAACCGAGATACTGCAGT TTTACCCACACCACCTTATGGTGACACCGGAAACGCTCACGGCACAACAAAGCGACAACCCACAAGGTATTTCTAACAAAACAAAAGTCAATTCAAAGTATACTTACCAAATAACCAATACAACAGCAACATTTAAACTAACTAAACCAACAACTTCAACAATGTCGTTATCCACACTCGCCACGGCATCTCCAAGCGCGCACCGCGACATCAACATCCAACTGTGGACACAAAAGTTTGTCGGCGCCAGCGGCAATTTGGAAGCGCTGCTGCTGGACGCATTCTTGCCGAACGAAACTTTCGCCCGAAACGTCGAACTTTATCCAAATAAAGTTAACAACCTGCGAGGGCGCACAATCCGTGTCGGCTccattacatacataccatatgtgGTGGCTAATTATGTG CCGGCTGGTATAGGCGATGTTGACGCGTTAAATTCCAGTGATTACAGTCGTACTATCTCCTTTTTGGGTTCGGAAGCAGAGCTTATGAAATCTTTCTGTGAAGTGCGCAATTGTCATATACGCTTGGAACCTT ACGGTGCTGATAACTGGGGATATATTTATGAGAACGAGAGCGCGACCGGTATGTTGGGTGATGTGTACACACAAAATGTCGAAATCGCCGTTGGCTGCATTTACAACTGGTACAACAACATCACAGAAACTTCCAACATCATTGCACGATCATCTGTAGCGATTTTGGGACCAGCGCCAGC ACAATTTCCCGCTTGGCGTGCCAACATAATGCCTTTCAGTAACGCCCTCTGGATTTTCTTAATACTGACGATTCTTCTTTGTGCCGCCGTTATGTATTTTATTCGTTTTGTAGCCTCTCTGCTGGAAAAATGGCATAGGGGGGTACAatgtgattttcaacatataTCAGCATTTGGACAAGCGACACTGGATATGTTCGCGGTTTTCATACAACAGCCATCCGGGCCGACAAG tctAAACACATTTGCCGCCCGTTTCTTTCTGGCGATGATACTCTGTGCCACTATTACCTTGGAGAACACCTATAGCGGGCAATTGAAATCCATACTAACTGTACCGCTATTCACCGAAGCTGTTGATACTATGGAAAAATGGTCGAAAACCGACTGGACTTGGTCGGCGCCATCCATTGTATGGATCCAAACTATAGACAGCTCAAATATCGAGAAAGAGCAAATAATGTCAGAGAAATTCGAAGTGCGCGACTATGATTTTCTATACAATGCCAGCTTTCGTTCAGACTACGGACTGGGTATCGAACGTCTTATGAGTGGGTCTTTTTCTTTTGGTGATTATGTAACAGCGCCTgctttagaaacaaaaata GTATCAAAAGATGATTTATACTTTGATTGGACCCGTGCGGTATCCATAAGGGGTTGGCCACTGATGCCGCTCTTTGACAAACATATACGCGCGTGCGTTGAAACGGGACTTTTCGTACATTGGGAAAGAAAG TTTGTGGCAAAATACTTGAATCGGCAAACACAGGAAATTATGCTCAACTTGGCTTCGGGGCACATCAATAAATTACCACCACAAAAGCTAACGATAGAAAACATTTCGGGCGCCACATTTGCATTGTTCTTCGGCTGTCTGATTGCGAGCTTCGTATTTATGCTGGAACTGACTGCTTActactttaataaatttcagGGCTTATGTAttcaaagaaattga
- the LOC120766544 gene encoding uncharacterized protein LOC120766544 isoform X3: MWPTHTQTHVTTLLQLLIQRYFAQFSSVLIVHDGRVDAASALQREYLEAVHLAFRNLSQQGRLIGLQWIDVSQLDGGGRGSCRSSNCGDSYNNSCADNLAYNDELELCVLRAVGIVTEGFITILSDTVRFLHARYFATRNAELRLKDKFYLFFCEHERPEELLSTEILQFYPHHLMVTPETLTAQQSDNPQATFKLTKPTTSTMSLSTLATASPSAHRDINIQLWTQKFVGASGNLEALLLDAFLPNETFARNVELYPNKVNNLRGRTIRVGSITYIPYVVANYVPAGIGDVDALNSSDYSRTISFLGSEAELMKSFCEVRNCHIRLEPYGADNWGYIYENESATGMLGDVYTQNVEIAVGCIYNWYNNITETSNIIARSSVAILGPAPAQFPAWRANIMPFSNALWIFLILTILLCAAVMYFIRFVASLLEKWHRGVQCDFQHISAFGQATLDMFAVFIQQPSGPTSLNTFAARFFLAMILCATITLENTYSGQLKSILTVPLFTEAVDTMEKWSKTDWTWSAPSIVWIQTIDSSNIEKEQIMSEKFEVRDYDFLYNASFRSDYGLGIERLMSGSFSFGDYVTAPALETKIVSKDDLYFDWTRAVSIRGWPLMPLFDKHIRACVETGLFVHWERKWLPLKQQLIYCSVEQPPSEGRLLIWTVRW, translated from the exons ATGTGGCCGACACACACGCAAACGCACGTCACAACTTTGTTGCAGCTCTTAA TACAAAGATACTTCGCACAATTCTCCTCGGTGCTGATTGTCCATGATGGGCGCGTTGACGCAGCCAGCGCCTTGCAGCGGGAATACCTCGAGGCGGTGCACCTGGCGTTCCGCAATCTGTCCCAGCAGGGACGCCTAATTGGACTGCAATGGATTGATGTCAGTCAACTGGATGGCGGTGGCAGAGGCAGCTGCCGCAGCAGCAATTGCGGAGACAGTTACAACAACAGTTGCGCTGACAACTTGGCCTACAACGATGAGTTGGAGCTGTGTGTGCTGCGCGCTGTTGGCATTGTAACCGAG GGTTTCATCACCATTCTTTCGGACACAGTGCGTTTCCTGCACGCTCGGTACTTTGCCACACGCAACGCGGAGTTACGCCTCAAGGataaattttatctatttttttgtgAGCATGAACGCCCCGAAGAGTTGCTATCAACCGAGATACTGCAGT TTTACCCACACCACCTTATGGTGACACCGGAAACGCTCACGGCACAACAAAGCGACAACCCACAAG CAACATTTAAACTAACTAAACCAACAACTTCAACAATGTCGTTATCCACACTCGCCACGGCATCTCCAAGCGCGCACCGCGACATCAACATCCAACTGTGGACACAAAAGTTTGTCGGCGCCAGCGGCAATTTGGAAGCGCTGCTGCTGGACGCATTCTTGCCGAACGAAACTTTCGCCCGAAACGTCGAACTTTATCCAAATAAAGTTAACAACCTGCGAGGGCGCACAATCCGTGTCGGCTccattacatacataccatatgtgGTGGCTAATTATGTG CCGGCTGGTATAGGCGATGTTGACGCGTTAAATTCCAGTGATTACAGTCGTACTATCTCCTTTTTGGGTTCGGAAGCAGAGCTTATGAAATCTTTCTGTGAAGTGCGCAATTGTCATATACGCTTGGAACCTT ACGGTGCTGATAACTGGGGATATATTTATGAGAACGAGAGCGCGACCGGTATGTTGGGTGATGTGTACACACAAAATGTCGAAATCGCCGTTGGCTGCATTTACAACTGGTACAACAACATCACAGAAACTTCCAACATCATTGCACGATCATCTGTAGCGATTTTGGGACCAGCGCCAGC ACAATTTCCCGCTTGGCGTGCCAACATAATGCCTTTCAGTAACGCCCTCTGGATTTTCTTAATACTGACGATTCTTCTTTGTGCCGCCGTTATGTATTTTATTCGTTTTGTAGCCTCTCTGCTGGAAAAATGGCATAGGGGGGTACAatgtgattttcaacatataTCAGCATTTGGACAAGCGACACTGGATATGTTCGCGGTTTTCATACAACAGCCATCCGGGCCGACAAG tctAAACACATTTGCCGCCCGTTTCTTTCTGGCGATGATACTCTGTGCCACTATTACCTTGGAGAACACCTATAGCGGGCAATTGAAATCCATACTAACTGTACCGCTATTCACCGAAGCTGTTGATACTATGGAAAAATGGTCGAAAACCGACTGGACTTGGTCGGCGCCATCCATTGTATGGATCCAAACTATAGACAGCTCAAATATCGAGAAAGAGCAAATAATGTCAGAGAAATTCGAAGTGCGCGACTATGATTTTCTATACAATGCCAGCTTTCGTTCAGACTACGGACTGGGTATCGAACGTCTTATGAGTGGGTCTTTTTCTTTTGGTGATTATGTAACAGCGCCTgctttagaaacaaaaata GTATCAAAAGATGATTTATACTTTGATTGGACCCGTGCGGTATCCATAAGGGGTTGGCCACTGATGCCGCTCTTTGACAAACATATACGCGCGTGCGTTGAAACGGGACTTTTCGTACATTGGGAAAGAAAG TGGCTGCCACTAAAGCAACAATTGATCTACTGCTCCGTAGAACAGCCTCCTTCAGAAGGGAGATTATTAATTTGGACAGTAAGATGGTGA